One Paenibacillus crassostreae DNA segment encodes these proteins:
- the trpB gene encoding tryptophan synthase subunit beta, which yields MMQVPDQNGRFGKFGGRFVPETLMNALIELEDAYKQNAADASFQEEIDYLLKQYSGRETPLYFAERLSQHLGEAKIYLKREDLNHTGAHKINNAIAQGILAKRMGKKKVIAETGAGQHGVATATVAALLGMECKVFMGEDDTKRQALNVFRMKLLGAEVIPVTSGSRTLKDAGNEALRYWVSNVEDTFYILGSAVGPHPYPMMVRNFQRIIGDETRRQILECEGRLPNVLVAAVGGGSNAIGMFYPFIEDKDVAMIGVEAAGKGVDTEFHAATMSKGTHGVFQGSMSYLLQDQHGQVQEAHSISAGLDYPGVGPEHSYLKDIERVKYVPITDQEALDALQLLCRTEGIIPALESAHAVAQVIKFAPTLTKDDIIVICLSGRGDKDVESIMAYTGGEQS from the coding sequence ATGATGCAAGTTCCAGATCAGAACGGTCGTTTCGGTAAATTCGGTGGTCGATTTGTACCAGAGACATTGATGAATGCGCTCATTGAATTAGAGGATGCTTATAAACAAAATGCAGCCGATGCTAGTTTTCAAGAGGAAATCGATTATTTGTTGAAACAGTATTCAGGACGTGAGACACCCCTTTATTTTGCCGAAAGACTCAGTCAACATTTAGGTGAAGCTAAAATATATTTGAAGCGTGAAGATTTAAACCATACAGGTGCACATAAGATCAATAATGCCATTGCACAAGGTATTCTGGCTAAACGTATGGGTAAGAAAAAGGTCATTGCTGAGACGGGTGCAGGTCAACATGGTGTGGCTACAGCTACAGTTGCGGCACTTCTTGGTATGGAGTGTAAAGTGTTTATGGGTGAAGATGATACGAAACGTCAAGCATTGAATGTATTTAGAATGAAATTGTTGGGTGCAGAGGTTATTCCTGTTACTTCAGGTTCACGTACATTGAAGGATGCAGGAAATGAGGCGCTACGTTATTGGGTTAGCAATGTAGAAGATACGTTCTATATTCTTGGTTCTGCTGTAGGACCACATCCATATCCGATGATGGTACGTAATTTCCAGAGAATTATTGGAGATGAGACGAGACGCCAAATTCTTGAATGTGAAGGACGACTACCCAATGTGCTTGTTGCTGCCGTAGGTGGTGGGAGTAATGCAATTGGGATGTTCTATCCATTTATCGAAGATAAAGATGTGGCAATGATTGGAGTGGAAGCAGCTGGTAAAGGTGTTGATACTGAATTCCACGCAGCCACAATGAGTAAAGGAACCCATGGTGTATTCCAAGGGTCGATGAGTTATTTGTTACAAGATCAACATGGACAAGTGCAAGAGGCACATTCCATATCTGCGGGGCTTGATTACCCAGGTGTAGGACCAGAACATTCTTATTTAAAAGATATTGAACGAGTTAAATATGTCCCGATTACGGACCAAGAGGCGCTTGATGCTTTGCAGTTGCTATGTCGAACTGAAGGTATTATCCCTGCACTTGAATCCGCTCATGCTGTTGCGCAAGTTATTAAGTTTGCACCGACACTAACGAAGGATGATATTATCGTTATTTGTTTATCTGGACGAGGAGATAAGGATGTGGAATCCATCATGGCATATACAGGGGGTGAGCAGTCATGA
- a CDS encoding phosphoribosylanthranilate isomerase encodes MGNTVVKICGLQDVEVLKSMLNLPVDYIGFIFAKSRRQVTLELAAELILQLKSWQNGQQPGSVGVFVNPELDYLDQVMNRVRLDVIQLHGQEDADFCLKVKQRFGVKVFKVIQVNGNGIENSHEQLVPKEYIGAIDALLLDTFDPVYGGGSGQTFAWEQISQYQMWCEEHNIPLFVAGGLQPSNVGELITNYHPYGVDVSSGVESNGLKDIEKIKAFVERVKQI; translated from the coding sequence ATGGGAAATACAGTTGTAAAAATATGTGGACTTCAGGACGTTGAAGTGCTAAAATCTATGTTAAACTTACCGGTGGATTACATTGGATTTATATTCGCGAAGAGTCGTAGACAAGTGACTTTGGAACTTGCAGCTGAACTTATATTGCAACTTAAGAGTTGGCAGAATGGTCAACAACCTGGGAGTGTAGGTGTATTCGTAAATCCTGAGCTGGATTATTTAGATCAAGTAATGAATCGAGTACGGTTGGATGTTATCCAGTTACATGGGCAAGAGGATGCTGACTTCTGTCTAAAGGTGAAACAACGGTTCGGAGTGAAGGTATTTAAAGTAATTCAAGTGAATGGAAATGGAATCGAGAATAGTCATGAGCAACTTGTTCCCAAGGAGTATATTGGTGCAATAGATGCATTATTACTAGATACGTTTGACCCTGTGTATGGTGGAGGATCTGGACAGACATTCGCATGGGAGCAAATTTCACAATATCAGATGTGGTGTGAGGAACATAACATCCCACTGTTTGTTGCAGGGGGGCTTCAACCTTCGAATGTAGGAGAACTGATTACGAATTACCATCCATATGGAGTAGATGTTTCTAGTGGGGTAGAAAGTAATGGCTTGAAAGATATAGAGAAAATAAAAGCTTTTGTTGAAAGGGTGAAACAGATATGA
- the trpC gene encoding indole-3-glycerol phosphate synthase TrpC, translated as MYLDKIVETKVKEVAELAKTFDLANAERKIADMSNTRGFERALSNSRNRDMGLIAEVKKASPSKGLIRPHFDPVEIALAYEKAGADCLSVLTDVDYFQGSSEYLQAVHAAVKLPLLRKDFIIDERQIYEARLLGADAVLLIVSILKKEQLSSYIEIASSIGLDTLIEVHSEKELQTVLNLGSASLIGINNRNLQTFETSLETTAKLIQMIPEGLTIISESGIAGTSDMDFLKQAGAHGVLVGEYFMRQNDVGVAVQDLMGPLGESKGRL; from the coding sequence ATGTATCTTGATAAAATAGTCGAAACAAAAGTGAAAGAAGTGGCAGAACTTGCGAAGACCTTCGATCTCGCAAATGCAGAACGCAAAATTGCTGACATGTCGAACACAAGAGGTTTTGAAAGAGCATTATCCAATAGCCGTAATAGAGATATGGGGTTAATTGCCGAGGTGAAGAAAGCATCACCATCCAAAGGGTTAATTCGTCCACATTTTGATCCCGTAGAGATTGCTCTAGCTTATGAAAAGGCTGGTGCTGATTGTTTGTCTGTATTAACCGATGTGGATTATTTCCAAGGCAGCTCAGAATATTTGCAGGCGGTTCATGCGGCTGTGAAGTTACCTTTACTACGCAAAGACTTCATTATCGACGAACGTCAGATTTATGAGGCCCGATTGTTGGGTGCTGATGCAGTTCTGCTGATTGTAAGCATATTGAAGAAAGAACAATTATCTTCGTACATCGAGATTGCTTCTTCCATTGGATTAGATACGTTGATCGAAGTTCATAGCGAAAAAGAGTTGCAAACTGTATTAAATCTAGGGTCAGCTTCTTTAATTGGGATCAATAACCGTAATCTGCAAACATTTGAGACATCATTGGAAACGACGGCTAAACTAATTCAGATGATTCCGGAAGGATTGACAATCATTAGTGAGAGTGGAATAGCAGGAACATCTGATATGGATTTCCTGAAACAGGCGGGTGCCCATGGAGTTCTTGTTGGAGAGTATTTCATGCGTCAGAATGATGTAGGCGTGGCTGTTCAAGATTTAATGGGACCTCTTGGTGAGTCTAAGGGAAGGCTTTAG
- the trpD gene encoding anthranilate phosphoribosyltransferase, with amino-acid sequence MIQTSLNQLINGNDLSRQEARKVMQIIMDGAATHAQIGGLLTALRIKGETVDEITGFAEAMRGSGSRIQTEGAQLLDTCGTGGSGIHKFNISTTSAIIASAVSVRVAKHGNRSASGRAGSADVLEALGVNINITAEHAKYCLDEIGICFLFAQIYHPSMRHAAAPRKELGIRTVFNILGPLTNPAGADRQLLGIYNRNMTETIAHSLRELGLKRALVVSSHDGLDEISISAPTQISELRRGIVTTYDINPHDLGLEMHPLEDVLGGDAARNAEITRAVLLGEISPYRDVVLANAGACIYISGIADSIAAGVKLAAEAIDSGAAYAKLNQLIQMTGEESHVS; translated from the coding sequence TTGATTCAAACTAGTCTAAATCAATTGATAAATGGAAATGATCTTTCACGACAAGAGGCTAGGAAAGTGATGCAGATTATCATGGATGGTGCAGCAACTCATGCTCAGATCGGTGGATTGCTAACTGCGCTACGCATCAAGGGTGAAACAGTAGATGAGATCACTGGTTTTGCTGAAGCTATGCGTGGATCGGGTAGTAGAATACAGACTGAGGGTGCTCAATTGCTAGATACATGTGGTACTGGTGGATCAGGAATTCATAAATTTAATATCTCGACCACATCTGCAATCATTGCATCTGCTGTGTCTGTGCGTGTTGCCAAGCATGGTAACCGTTCAGCTTCCGGACGTGCAGGAAGTGCGGATGTATTGGAAGCACTTGGCGTGAATATTAACATAACGGCTGAACATGCGAAATACTGTTTGGATGAGATCGGAATTTGTTTCTTATTCGCCCAAATTTATCACCCTTCTATGCGACATGCAGCCGCTCCAAGGAAGGAACTTGGCATTCGAACCGTCTTTAATATATTAGGGCCACTGACCAATCCTGCAGGTGCTGATCGCCAGCTATTAGGGATCTATAATCGGAATATGACTGAGACCATTGCACATTCACTCAGAGAACTTGGTCTTAAACGTGCTCTAGTCGTCTCAAGTCATGATGGATTGGATGAAATTAGTATTTCAGCTCCTACACAAATATCAGAATTAAGAAGAGGTATAGTTACTACATATGATATAAATCCACATGATTTAGGACTTGAAATGCACCCATTAGAGGATGTATTAGGTGGGGATGCAGCACGAAATGCTGAAATCACACGAGCCGTTCTACTAGGAGAGATAAGTCCCTACCGAGATGTTGTTCTAGCTAATGCAGGTGCTTGTATTTATATTTCTGGAATAGCTGATAGTATAGCTGCAGGTGTGAAACTTGCTGCAGAAGCCATAGATAGTGGAGCTGCTTATGCGAAACTAAATCAATTGATCCAAATGACAGGAGAAGAATCCCATGTATCTTGA
- the trpE gene encoding anthranilate synthase component I, translated as MMTPSLDQVITLSKQYNLIPVVKRLLSDMETPIRIFQRYAQREHSFLLESVEGGSQWARYSFIGTDPFLMISGKQGRIVLEKNGVEEVMKGKPVEELKALLRSYRSPKLEEMPPFTGGAIGFFGYDLLQYYENLPAHAVDDLHMDDIRFMFCDSIIAFDHVKQQILLVGNVHVNEGDRDQDIAKAYDAVSHKLEYIAEQLQEQGPRENVNRHSIPQDVELGDIKSNMTKEQYISNVEQAKEYIRAGDIFQVVLSQRFHIETEVSPLHVYRVLRTLNPSPYMYYLKMGEEIIVGTSPEALVKVDGDRVETRPIAGTRPRGLSESEDRALAEELMADEKERAEHLMLVDLGRNDLGRVSQFGTVKCDSFMEIEKYSHVMHIVSNVSGQLREDKDFFDAFLSCLPAGTVSGAPKLRAMQIIAELEKEARGAYAGAIGYLGFSGNMDSCITIRTLIFRKGKAYIQAGAGIVWDSIPEKEYEETVNKAKALLKAIRTAELMFPPIKNDEDMINQDYLYEYTPK; from the coding sequence ATGATGACCCCCAGTTTAGATCAAGTAATTACACTTTCAAAGCAATATAATTTAATCCCCGTTGTGAAACGTCTTTTATCAGATATGGAAACGCCAATTCGTATTTTTCAGAGGTATGCCCAACGCGAGCATTCATTTTTGCTGGAAAGCGTAGAAGGAGGTAGTCAATGGGCTAGATATTCCTTTATCGGAACGGATCCCTTTCTAATGATTTCTGGAAAACAGGGCAGAATTGTGCTAGAAAAGAATGGTGTAGAGGAAGTAATGAAGGGTAAACCAGTTGAAGAGCTGAAGGCATTGTTACGCTCTTATCGAAGCCCGAAGCTTGAAGAAATGCCACCATTTACAGGTGGTGCCATTGGATTCTTTGGATATGATCTACTGCAGTATTATGAGAATCTACCTGCACATGCCGTCGATGATCTCCATATGGATGATATTCGCTTCATGTTCTGTGATTCTATTATTGCTTTTGATCATGTGAAGCAACAAATCCTCTTAGTAGGCAATGTACACGTCAACGAAGGGGATAGAGATCAAGATATTGCTAAGGCATATGATGCCGTTAGTCATAAGTTAGAATACATTGCTGAGCAATTGCAAGAACAAGGACCACGTGAAAATGTGAACCGCCATAGCATTCCACAAGATGTGGAACTAGGTGATATTAAATCGAATATGACGAAAGAACAATATATATCCAATGTGGAACAAGCCAAAGAATACATCCGAGCTGGAGACATATTTCAAGTTGTATTGTCACAACGTTTTCATATTGAAACAGAAGTATCTCCGTTACATGTTTACCGTGTTCTTAGAACATTAAATCCATCACCCTATATGTATTATTTAAAAATGGGCGAAGAGATTATCGTAGGTACCTCGCCGGAGGCATTGGTTAAAGTAGATGGAGACCGTGTTGAAACGCGTCCTATAGCGGGTACAAGACCGCGTGGGTTATCTGAAAGTGAAGATCGAGCATTAGCTGAAGAATTGATGGCAGATGAGAAGGAACGTGCAGAGCATTTAATGCTCGTTGATCTTGGCCGTAATGATCTTGGAAGAGTATCTCAATTTGGGACTGTGAAATGCGATTCTTTTATGGAAATAGAGAAGTATTCACATGTAATGCATATTGTCTCGAATGTGTCGGGACAACTACGCGAAGATAAGGATTTCTTTGATGCTTTTCTGTCATGCTTACCAGCAGGAACGGTATCAGGTGCACCGAAACTAAGAGCTATGCAAATTATTGCTGAGTTAGAGAAGGAAGCTCGTGGTGCCTACGCAGGGGCGATTGGTTATCTTGGATTCTCAGGGAATATGGATTCATGCATAACAATCCGTACATTGATTTTCCGTAAAGGAAAAGCTTATATACAAGCAGGTGCTGGAATTGTATGGGATTCTATTCCGGAGAAAGAGTATGAAGAAACAGTTAATAAAGCGAAAGCATTATTAAAAGCGATCCGTACAGCAGAATTAATGTTTCCTCCTATAAAAAATGATGAAGATATGATTAATCAAGATTATTTATACGAATATACACCTAAGTGA
- the aroH gene encoding chorismate mutase, whose product MYNRGIRGATSVTKNEEQEIIKETMTLLREIVIRNEIEPEDICSVWITMTHDLDATFPARAIRELEGWELVPLMCSVEIPVQGSLPHCIRFMIQVNTEKSQREMKHVYLNDARKLRPDLSGQGTN is encoded by the coding sequence TTGTATAATCGCGGTATTCGTGGAGCAACGAGTGTAACAAAGAATGAAGAACAAGAAATAATTAAAGAAACGATGACATTACTACGAGAAATTGTGATCCGTAATGAGATTGAACCGGAAGATATCTGCAGTGTATGGATTACCATGACTCATGATTTAGATGCTACTTTCCCTGCGAGAGCCATTCGAGAATTGGAAGGTTGGGAACTCGTTCCCTTGATGTGCTCGGTTGAAATCCCTGTTCAAGGGAGTCTACCTCATTGCATCAGATTTATGATTCAAGTGAACACTGAGAAAAGTCAGCGTGAAATGAAGCATGTGTATTTAAATGATGCACGTAAACTTCGTCCTGACCTATCCGGTCAAGGAACTAATTAA
- the aroB gene encoding 3-dehydroquinate synthase, protein MRTVNVDLGDRSYPIYIGSGLLQHIGEYFKNHGISTKSPLMIVTDDHIAPTYLSSLESTLSAAGYESVSKIVKAGEPSKSLTVFEDVMTTAIEGGLDRNSTVIALGGGVVGDLAGFVAASYMRGIKFVQVPTTILAHDSSVGGKVAVNHPLAKNMIGAFHQPELVLYDLDTLQTLPPREVSAGLAEMVKHGLIRDGDFARWCREHSSELVALDPDALGYGLERGCSIKADVVSQDERENGLRAILNLGHTIGHAIEAVAGYGEYLHGEAIAIGMAGSALLAGRLGRDSSIYDETVSMLQSLKLPVTMAAHLSTDDIIKAMMHDKKFREGHMLFIIPESIGSVSIVKDVPVQLVRETIDQLREGGEVLV, encoded by the coding sequence ATGAGAACCGTGAATGTGGATTTGGGCGATCGTTCGTATCCGATCTATATTGGATCGGGCCTATTACAACATATTGGAGAATATTTCAAAAATCACGGGATTTCTACTAAGAGCCCATTAATGATTGTGACGGATGACCATATTGCTCCAACCTACCTTTCCTCACTAGAAAGTACATTAAGCGCAGCAGGTTACGAATCCGTATCCAAAATAGTAAAAGCAGGGGAACCTTCTAAATCATTAACCGTCTTTGAAGATGTTATGACAACCGCGATCGAAGGGGGACTAGATCGTAATTCAACTGTCATTGCACTTGGTGGTGGTGTTGTAGGTGATTTAGCTGGATTCGTAGCCGCATCGTATATGAGAGGGATCAAGTTCGTTCAGGTTCCGACTACGATTCTCGCTCATGATAGCAGTGTAGGCGGGAAGGTAGCTGTTAATCATCCACTTGCTAAGAACATGATTGGGGCTTTCCATCAACCAGAACTTGTGCTCTACGATCTGGACACATTGCAGACATTACCTCCACGTGAAGTATCTGCTGGTCTAGCTGAAATGGTGAAACATGGCTTGATTCGTGATGGTGACTTCGCTAGATGGTGTAGAGAACATTCCTCAGAATTAGTAGCACTTGATCCAGATGCACTTGGTTATGGATTGGAAAGAGGTTGTAGCATCAAAGCAGATGTTGTTTCCCAAGATGAAAGAGAGAATGGTTTACGAGCAATTCTTAATTTGGGTCATACTATCGGGCATGCGATAGAAGCTGTTGCTGGATATGGAGAATACTTGCATGGTGAAGCTATTGCAATCGGGATGGCGGGATCAGCGTTACTAGCTGGTCGTCTAGGTCGTGATTCTAGTATTTACGATGAGACGGTTAGTATGCTCCAATCGCTTAAACTTCCAGTGACAATGGCAGCGCATCTATCAACGGATGATATTATAAAGGCAATGATGCATGATAAGAAATTTAGAGAAGGGCATATGCTCTTTATCATACCTGAATCGATTGGGTCGGTAAGTATTGTGAAGGATGTGCCTGTACAACTTGTTCGAGAAACAATTGATCAACTTAGAGAAGGAGGGGAAGTTCTTGTATAA
- the aroC gene encoding chorismate synthase has product MSLRYLTAGETHGPQLTAIIEGLPSNLTLDFDELNFQLHRRQKGYGRGRRMQIEKDTAQIVGGVRHGYTTGAPLALVVANNDWTHWRNIMNIEPIEGTDEEKRRVHRPRPGHADLNGGLKYNHKDLRNVLERSSARETTVRVACGAIARQFLAEFGIKIAGQVIRIGEIEAPANNLSIDELIEQTEASSVRVIDAETEKKMEAYIDQIKEDGDSIGGIVECIVEGVPIGLGSYVQYDRKLDARIAQGVMSINAFKGVEIGIGFEAGILRGSQVHDEIMYSEEKGYYRASNRLGGFEGGMTNGMPVVVRGVMKPIPTLYKPLQSVDIDTKEAFTAQVERSDACAVPAASVVMEHVVAWEIAKAFLEKFGGDSMDEIRANYKSYLSQLENY; this is encoded by the coding sequence ATGAGTTTACGCTATTTAACAGCGGGGGAGACTCACGGACCCCAACTCACAGCTATTATTGAAGGTTTACCTAGTAATTTAACATTAGATTTTGATGAATTGAATTTCCAACTTCATCGCCGTCAAAAGGGTTATGGACGGGGAAGACGTATGCAAATTGAGAAGGATACCGCTCAAATCGTGGGTGGAGTTAGACACGGCTACACAACAGGAGCACCATTGGCATTAGTAGTCGCTAATAATGATTGGACACATTGGCGTAATATTATGAATATCGAGCCAATTGAAGGGACAGACGAAGAGAAGAGACGTGTACACCGTCCTCGACCGGGGCATGCAGATCTTAATGGTGGACTTAAGTATAATCATAAGGATTTACGTAATGTTCTGGAACGTTCAAGTGCACGTGAGACAACAGTTCGTGTTGCTTGTGGGGCAATAGCTCGTCAATTTCTAGCAGAGTTCGGTATTAAGATTGCAGGACAAGTGATACGTATTGGTGAAATTGAGGCTCCAGCTAATAACTTATCTATTGATGAATTGATTGAACAGACAGAAGCTTCTTCAGTGAGGGTAATTGATGCTGAAACAGAGAAGAAGATGGAAGCTTACATTGATCAGATTAAGGAAGACGGAGACTCGATCGGTGGTATTGTTGAGTGTATCGTTGAAGGCGTTCCAATTGGTCTTGGTAGTTATGTTCAATATGATCGCAAATTAGATGCACGAATTGCACAAGGTGTTATGTCTATTAATGCATTCAAGGGCGTAGAGATTGGTATTGGGTTTGAAGCAGGAATTCTAAGAGGATCGCAAGTACATGATGAGATTATGTACAGTGAGGAAAAAGGGTATTATCGTGCAAGTAATCGTCTGGGTGGATTTGAAGGTGGAATGACGAATGGTATGCCCGTCGTGGTTCGTGGTGTCATGAAGCCTATTCCAACATTGTATAAACCACTGCAAAGTGTAGACATCGATACGAAGGAAGCTTTCACTGCACAAGTAGAACGTTCTGATGCATGCGCAGTTCCTGCAGCTAGTGTTGTTATGGAACATGTTGTTGCTTGGGAGATTGCTAAGGCATTCCTAGAAAAATTCGGTGGCGATTCTATGGATGAGATTAGAGCAAATTACAAGAGCTATCTTTCTCAATTGGAGAATTACTAG
- a CDS encoding CheR family methyltransferase, which translates to MDIKPKLLPQDSRIENEAVDLDYVKFIESIKKSTGIDLAQYKEGQMKRRLTTLRVKHGYQSFDSFFKGMTQNKDLLYEFLDRMTINVSEFWRNRNRWEVLRDIILPEIIQSNKGRLKIWSAACSTGEEPYTLAMILADKGLLKNTTLIASDLDDGALEKARKGLYLERSLKDVPKDVAARHFVANGMLYAIDESLKKAVQFKKQNLLLDSFENSYDLIVCRNVMIYFTEEAKNNLYHKFAKSLRPGGYLFVGSTEQIFSPAQYDLEPTETFFYRKKA; encoded by the coding sequence ATGGATATAAAACCGAAATTATTACCTCAAGATTCCCGAATAGAGAATGAAGCAGTTGATCTCGATTATGTTAAATTCATTGAGTCAATTAAGAAATCTACTGGAATTGACCTTGCGCAATATAAAGAAGGACAGATGAAGCGCCGATTGACGACACTCCGTGTTAAGCATGGTTATCAATCCTTTGATTCATTCTTTAAGGGGATGACACAAAATAAAGACCTCCTTTATGAATTTCTAGATCGAATGACGATCAATGTATCTGAGTTCTGGCGTAACCGGAACCGTTGGGAAGTTCTTCGTGATATCATTCTTCCAGAAATTATTCAGAGTAATAAGGGACGTCTCAAAATTTGGAGTGCAGCGTGCTCAACAGGAGAAGAACCTTATACATTAGCTATGATCCTAGCAGATAAAGGGCTTTTAAAGAATACAACACTTATAGCATCAGATTTAGATGATGGTGCATTAGAGAAAGCTCGTAAGGGATTATATCTGGAGCGTTCATTAAAAGATGTACCGAAGGATGTAGCTGCTAGACATTTTGTTGCAAATGGGATGCTGTACGCAATTGATGAATCTTTGAAGAAAGCTGTTCAATTTAAGAAGCAGAACTTATTATTAGACTCTTTCGAGAATTCCTATGATCTTATTGTATGTCGTAACGTAATGATCTACTTTACAGAAGAAGCTAAGAATAATCTTTATCATAAATTTGCAAAGAGTTTGCGTCCGGGTGGATATTTATTTGTAGGTAGCACAGAACAGATTTTTTCGCCAGCACAATATGATCTTGAGCCGACTGAAACATTCTTTTATCGAAAAAAGGCATAG
- the ndk gene encoding nucleoside-diphosphate kinase produces the protein MERTFLMIKPDGVQRGLVGRIISRLEDKGFTLVACKFVQVTIEQAEFHYNEHVGKDFFPNLVRMITSGPVLAMVWEGDDIITLSRILIGKTNVREAQPGTIRGDFAAHTPNNLIHGSDSVESSTREIRNFFDSNELVNYDKGLKPWI, from the coding sequence GTGGAACGTACTTTTCTAATGATTAAACCTGATGGTGTACAACGTGGATTAGTGGGTCGAATCATAAGTCGTCTTGAAGATAAGGGCTTTACTTTAGTCGCATGTAAGTTTGTTCAAGTAACTATAGAACAAGCAGAATTTCATTACAATGAGCATGTGGGAAAAGACTTCTTCCCTAATCTTGTTAGAATGATCACTTCAGGACCGGTTCTAGCCATGGTATGGGAAGGTGATGACATCATTACTTTATCTCGTATTCTTATTGGTAAAACGAATGTCAGAGAAGCACAACCAGGTACGATTCGCGGAGATTTTGCTGCACATACACCAAATAATTTGATTCACGGCTCGGACTCTGTAGAGAGCAGTACAAGAGAGATTCGTAATTTCTTTGATTCGAATGAACTCGTGAATTATGACAAAGGACTAAAACCATGGATATAA
- a CDS encoding polyprenyl synthetase family protein, giving the protein MKKLDMFGLLKKDMAYIEEELFRSMSGDELIHETSLHLLKAGGKRLRPVFVLLGGKFGEYDLEKLMRVAVPLELIHMASLVHDDVIDDADTRRGQLTVKAKWDNKIAMYTGDYIYAKALDIVSQLPNPLIHQILSKAMVEMSIGEMEQIRDFFNTGQSVRRYMLRIRRKTALLIAVSCQLGAVAAEADSKISSLLYRYGYYVGMAFQIQDDLLDLCGTEKQIGKPPGSDIRQGNITLPVIYALQDLEVRQSLIDELAHIHQLNGQCDVAKAISLIKSSSGISRSEQLATRYINKALEVLAELPDLKIKRNLKDIAHFVTRRSY; this is encoded by the coding sequence ATGAAAAAACTAGATATGTTCGGATTGTTAAAAAAAGATATGGCATACATAGAAGAGGAACTCTTTCGTAGTATGAGTGGCGATGAGCTTATTCATGAGACATCACTTCATCTTCTAAAAGCAGGTGGGAAGAGGTTACGTCCTGTCTTTGTATTGTTAGGAGGTAAATTTGGTGAATACGATCTAGAGAAGCTGATGCGAGTAGCGGTTCCCCTTGAATTGATTCACATGGCTTCGCTCGTTCATGATGATGTCATTGATGATGCGGATACTCGTCGAGGACAACTCACTGTGAAGGCGAAATGGGATAATAAAATCGCCATGTATACAGGGGATTACATTTATGCTAAAGCGCTAGATATCGTGTCACAGCTTCCAAATCCTTTAATCCATCAAATATTATCTAAAGCTATGGTTGAGATGTCCATCGGAGAAATGGAGCAAATTCGAGACTTTTTTAATACAGGACAAAGTGTACGACGATACATGCTTCGTATTCGTCGCAAGACAGCATTATTGATTGCTGTAAGTTGTCAACTAGGTGCTGTCGCTGCAGAGGCAGACTCTAAAATTAGTAGCCTTCTTTACCGATATGGATATTATGTGGGGATGGCTTTTCAGATACAAGATGATTTACTAGATCTTTGCGGAACTGAGAAGCAAATTGGCAAACCACCTGGAAGTGATATTCGTCAGGGAAATATAACCTTACCTGTGATTTATGCACTACAAGATCTTGAAGTCCGGCAATCATTAATTGATGAATTAGCTCATATCCATCAATTGAATGGACAATGTGATGTTGCTAAAGCAATATCTCTAATAAAAAGTAGTTCAGGCATTAGCAGATCGGAACAATTAGCTACTAGGTATATTAACAAGGCTTTGGAAGTATTAGCTGAACTTCCAGATCTCAAAATTAAACGAAATTTGAAGGATATAGCTCACTTTGTTACAAGAAGATCATATTGA